From Streptomyces sp. NBC_00775, one genomic window encodes:
- a CDS encoding YbhB/YbcL family Raf kinase inhibitor-like protein, producing the protein MRRRSRRRAVTLVAAAVLGLIAGCGGDGGASRTPTASAPGTSTASAASAAHAAKTITVSSPAFDAGGTIPRRYTCDGENVSPPLNFSGVPRDAAELVVLVEDPDAPRGTFVHWVVWGIDPHETALGAGEVPSGAVQGRNGFGKRGYGGPCPPKGAPHRYVFSVFAADGKPTLSAGASADEVKHALAGHTTGSGTLVGRYGR; encoded by the coding sequence ATGCGCCGAAGAAGCCGCCGGAGGGCCGTAACCCTCGTCGCGGCAGCCGTGCTGGGGCTCATCGCCGGGTGCGGAGGCGACGGAGGAGCTTCCCGCACGCCCACCGCCTCCGCCCCCGGTACCTCCACCGCGTCCGCGGCATCGGCGGCCCACGCGGCGAAGACGATCACGGTGTCCAGTCCGGCCTTCGACGCCGGCGGGACCATCCCGCGCCGCTACACCTGCGACGGCGAGAACGTGTCGCCGCCGCTGAACTTCTCCGGTGTGCCGCGCGACGCCGCCGAGCTGGTGGTCCTGGTCGAGGACCCGGACGCCCCGCGCGGCACCTTCGTGCACTGGGTCGTATGGGGCATCGATCCCCATGAGACGGCGCTCGGTGCGGGTGAGGTGCCGAGCGGGGCCGTGCAGGGCCGTAACGGCTTCGGGAAACGCGGCTACGGCGGGCCCTGCCCGCCCAAGGGCGCTCCTCACCGCTACGTCTTCTCGGTGTTCGCCGCCGACGGGAAACCGACCCTCTCCGCGGGCGCCTCGGCCGACGAGGTGAAGCACGCGCTCGCCGGACATACCACCGGATCCGGCACGCTGGTCGGCCGCTACGGTCGGTGA
- a CDS encoding DUF4360 domain-containing protein yields the protein MAGGLLLGGAIAALFASALPTQDPSSGFVDPPPDKIVIKVATVNGSGCPQGTAAVAVSPDNTAFTVTYSEYLAQVGGNSDPTAFRKNCQLNLIVHVPQGFTYAIASADYRGFAALQRGASSTEKASYYFQGSPNTAAITHPFSGPYDDNWQSTDTTDWAQLVWAPCGVQRNFNINTELRVNAGTSAPGSSSFMTMDSTDGDISTVYHLAWKECPSS from the coding sequence ATGGCTGGTGGGCTGCTTCTGGGTGGCGCGATCGCCGCCCTGTTCGCCTCAGCGCTCCCGACTCAGGACCCGTCCTCCGGGTTCGTCGACCCGCCCCCGGACAAGATCGTCATCAAGGTCGCCACGGTGAACGGATCCGGCTGTCCCCAGGGGACCGCCGCTGTCGCGGTCTCCCCGGACAACACGGCCTTCACGGTGACCTACAGCGAGTACCTCGCCCAGGTCGGAGGCAATTCCGACCCCACGGCGTTCCGCAAGAACTGCCAGCTCAACCTGATCGTCCATGTCCCGCAGGGCTTCACGTACGCCATCGCCAGCGCGGACTACCGCGGCTTCGCCGCACTCCAGCGGGGCGCGAGCAGCACCGAGAAGGCCTCGTACTACTTCCAGGGCTCCCCGAACACGGCCGCCATCACCCACCCCTTCAGCGGCCCGTACGACGACAACTGGCAGTCCACCGACACCACCGACTGGGCCCAACTGGTGTGGGCGCCCTGCGGGGTTCAGCGGAACTTCAACATCAACACGGAGCTCCGCGTCAACGCGGGCACCTCCGCTCCCGGCAGCAGCAGCTTCATGACCATGGACTCGACGGACGGTGACATCAGCACCGTCTACCACCTGGCCTGGAAGGAGTGCCCCAGCTCCTGA
- a CDS encoding chaplin, with protein MRVRLMAAAGLAGVALLATAGTASAADPDPVGVAVDSPGVLSGNVIQIPVDFDVNVCGNTVNVVGLLNPAIGNVCLND; from the coding sequence ATGCGTGTTCGTCTGATGGCCGCCGCCGGGCTGGCCGGAGTGGCCCTTCTGGCCACCGCCGGGACCGCTTCCGCCGCCGACCCCGACCCGGTCGGTGTCGCCGTGGACAGTCCCGGAGTCCTGTCCGGCAACGTCATCCAGATCCCCGTCGATTTCGACGTCAACGTCTGCGGCAACACCGTCAACGTGGTGGGTCTGCTGAACCCGGCGATCGGCAATGTCTGCCTGAACGACTGA
- a CDS encoding SPFH domain-containing protein, whose amino-acid sequence MFGYRVPAPDEAMLISGGRRGLGGAPFRVVTGHGKFVLPVFRKTRFLTLSMCEAEVTETCVTRQGIALHVRAVIAFKVGNDHESIINAGQRFLSDQDQMSVLTGRIFAGHLRAIIGSMTVEEIVTERQKLAAEVLDTSKVEMAKIGLIVDSLQIQSIDDGDVGYIEAMSAPHKAAIQRQAQIAQAQATQASVEAEQVAARNQAEYARQTAVVKAEYSAEVDRAQAQAAQAGPLAQAHAQQEVLAAQTELAQRAAELRQQQLVGEIVKPAEAEAERIKVLAIAEAERMKIQAEAAASHDRVALDRMLIEQLPQIVKEAAGGLAGANVNVLNGADGLGEIAAGLVAQGLTILDSVRQNLSGQNSDGRPEKAGGLLELPGYLSGPEKDTDGDEPKDDRAGE is encoded by the coding sequence ATGTTCGGTTACCGCGTTCCCGCCCCCGATGAGGCGATGCTGATATCGGGAGGCAGGCGGGGACTGGGGGGCGCGCCGTTCCGAGTGGTGACGGGGCACGGAAAGTTCGTGCTGCCCGTCTTCCGTAAGACCCGCTTTCTCACCCTGTCGATGTGCGAGGCCGAGGTCACCGAGACCTGTGTGACCAGGCAGGGCATCGCGCTGCACGTCCGCGCCGTGATCGCGTTCAAGGTCGGCAACGACCACGAGAGCATCATCAACGCCGGTCAGCGCTTCCTCTCCGACCAGGACCAGATGTCGGTGCTGACCGGCCGGATCTTCGCCGGTCATCTGCGCGCCATCATCGGCTCGATGACCGTCGAGGAGATCGTCACCGAGCGGCAGAAGCTCGCCGCGGAGGTTCTGGACACCTCGAAGGTCGAGATGGCGAAGATCGGCCTGATCGTGGACTCGCTGCAGATCCAGTCGATCGACGACGGCGACGTCGGCTACATCGAGGCCATGTCCGCACCGCACAAGGCGGCCATCCAGCGGCAGGCCCAGATCGCGCAGGCCCAGGCCACCCAGGCCTCGGTCGAGGCGGAGCAGGTGGCCGCGCGCAACCAGGCCGAGTACGCCCGGCAGACCGCGGTCGTGAAGGCGGAGTACTCGGCCGAGGTGGACCGCGCCCAGGCGCAGGCCGCCCAGGCCGGACCGCTGGCGCAGGCCCACGCCCAGCAGGAGGTGCTCGCCGCGCAGACCGAACTCGCCCAGCGTGCGGCCGAGTTGCGCCAGCAGCAGCTGGTGGGCGAGATCGTGAAGCCCGCCGAGGCCGAGGCGGAGCGGATCAAGGTGCTCGCCATCGCCGAGGCGGAACGCATGAAGATCCAGGCCGAGGCCGCGGCGTCGCACGACCGCGTCGCACTCGACCGGATGCTGATCGAGCAGCTTCCGCAGATCGTGAAGGAAGCGGCGGGCGGACTCGCCGGAGCCAACGTCAACGTCCTGAACGGCGCGGACGGCCTCGGTGAGATCGCGGCCGGGCTGGTCGCCCAGGGCCTGACGATCCTGGACTCGGTCCGGCAGAACCTGAGCGGCCAGAACTCCGACGGCCGCCCCGAGAAGGCCGGCGGTCTGCTCGAACTGCCGGGGTACCTGAGTGGGCCGGAGAAGGACACGGACGGGGACGAGCCGAAGGACGACCGCGCCGGCGAGTGA
- a CDS encoding FAD-binding protein — protein sequence MPRTPSRRTALHGLAAAGAAVIGFDPFTRSWAATASDRPLTGLPPLDGTLHTDAAALDAAADDFGHIVHRRPAAVLRPGSVHDIAAMIRFCAAHGLRVAPRGQGHATQGQAQVDGGLIIETAPLAAIGPVDARSATVTVGAGAKWSDVAKATLAHGLTPPTLTDYLELSVGGTLSVGGLGGQTHRHGAQVDNVTELHVVTGAGEFVRCSPTRHRDLFRAVLAGLGQCAVIVGATLRLVPAPETVRHYLLPYDDLRMFLDDQRLLVREGRFAYVEGQVTADTDGAFRGYLLEAVAYGPPVGPTPDDSTLLRGLRHDPSGVQTSDLAYYDFLDRLAPGVAALKEAGLWAYAHPWLNLLLPGRSAVSVAGSLLDDLTSADLGPGVVLLYPLLRERLHTPLLRTPDDPVPYLLAVLRTTPPDDTATIDRLLAANRTAYDTVHAAGGTHYPVGSVPFGPSDWRDHFGSSWRQLATARHTYDPHGILVPGQGIF from the coding sequence ATGCCCCGCACACCGTCGCGACGTACCGCACTGCACGGCCTCGCCGCCGCCGGCGCCGCGGTGATCGGGTTCGACCCCTTCACCCGCAGCTGGGCGGCCACCGCGTCCGACCGTCCGCTCACCGGCCTTCCGCCGCTGGACGGGACCCTGCACACCGACGCGGCAGCGCTCGACGCCGCCGCCGACGACTTCGGTCACATCGTTCACCGGCGTCCGGCCGCGGTCCTGCGACCCGGTTCCGTCCACGACATCGCCGCGATGATCCGCTTCTGCGCCGCGCACGGGCTGCGGGTCGCCCCCCGAGGCCAGGGCCACGCCACTCAAGGCCAGGCACAGGTCGACGGCGGCCTGATCATCGAGACCGCACCGCTCGCGGCCATCGGCCCCGTCGACGCACGGAGTGCGACGGTCACGGTCGGGGCGGGTGCCAAGTGGAGCGACGTCGCCAAGGCCACCCTGGCTCACGGCCTCACACCGCCCACGCTCACCGACTATCTCGAACTCTCCGTCGGCGGCACCCTGTCGGTCGGCGGTCTCGGCGGCCAGACCCACCGGCACGGTGCCCAGGTCGACAACGTCACGGAACTGCACGTCGTCACCGGCGCGGGCGAGTTCGTCCGCTGCTCCCCGACGCGCCACCGTGACCTGTTCCGCGCCGTACTCGCCGGACTCGGCCAGTGCGCGGTCATCGTCGGCGCCACCCTGCGCCTGGTCCCCGCGCCCGAGACCGTACGCCACTACCTCCTCCCGTACGACGACCTGCGGATGTTCCTCGACGACCAGCGACTGCTGGTGCGGGAAGGCCGCTTCGCCTACGTCGAGGGACAAGTCACCGCCGACACCGATGGAGCCTTCCGCGGCTACCTCCTCGAAGCCGTCGCCTACGGCCCGCCCGTCGGTCCCACCCCCGACGACAGCACACTGCTGCGCGGACTGCGCCACGACCCGTCCGGTGTGCAGACGTCCGACCTCGCGTACTACGACTTCCTCGACCGGCTCGCCCCCGGCGTCGCCGCCCTGAAGGAAGCGGGCCTCTGGGCGTACGCCCATCCCTGGCTCAACCTGCTGCTGCCCGGCCGCTCCGCGGTCTCCGTCGCCGGATCCCTGCTGGACGACCTCACCTCGGCCGACCTCGGCCCGGGCGTCGTCCTCCTCTACCCACTGCTGCGCGAACGGCTCCACACGCCGCTGCTGCGCACCCCCGACGACCCCGTGCCCTACCTGCTGGCAGTCCTGCGCACCACCCCGCCCGACGACACCGCGACCATCGACCGTCTCCTGGCCGCCAACCGCACCGCCTACGACACCGTCCACGCGGCCGGCGGCACCCACTACCCGGTCGGTTCCGTCCCCTTCGGCCCGTCGGACTGGCGCGACCACTTCGGTTCCAGCTGGCGCCAACTGGCCACCGCCAGACACACCTACGACCCGCACGGCATCCTGGTACCGGGACAGGGCATTTTCTGA
- a CDS encoding TauD/TfdA dioxygenase family protein encodes MTDQVTRLEVKPVAGHIGAEITGVDLAEELNDEVVARIREAVLRWKVVFFREQKLDHTSHVAFARRFGEPIRLRSRGSASPRDFPEVETTADRLELGGRYGMDHEEWLRRRRHSLLRGWHCDHGARVDPPAATILRAETVPPYGGDTTWSNLAVAYAGLSQPVRDFVDGLRAEHRLGVGYQARPGDDAYVRHLLDHQVASEHPLVRVHPETGERVLFVNGYYIEQILGVSRMESRALLEMLLEQATRPEYTVRFRWEPGSVAFWDNRATVHLAPSDTAHVDHPRVMHRVMLAGEVPEGVDGKPSVPIVGSEPQRW; translated from the coding sequence ATGACAGACCAGGTCACCCGTCTCGAAGTGAAGCCGGTCGCCGGCCATATCGGCGCCGAGATCACGGGAGTCGACCTGGCCGAGGAATTGAACGACGAGGTCGTTGCCCGGATCCGGGAGGCGGTGCTCCGCTGGAAAGTGGTGTTCTTCCGCGAACAGAAGCTGGACCACACCTCGCATGTCGCGTTCGCACGGCGGTTCGGCGAACCGATCCGGCTGAGGTCACGGGGCAGTGCCTCGCCCCGGGACTTCCCCGAGGTCGAGACGACGGCCGACCGGCTGGAGCTCGGCGGACGGTACGGCATGGACCACGAGGAGTGGCTGCGCCGGCGCCGCCATTCGCTGCTGCGCGGGTGGCACTGCGACCACGGCGCCCGAGTGGATCCGCCGGCCGCCACGATCCTGCGTGCCGAGACCGTGCCGCCGTACGGCGGTGACACGACCTGGTCCAATCTGGCGGTCGCCTACGCGGGACTCTCCCAGCCCGTACGGGACTTCGTCGACGGGCTGCGCGCGGAGCACCGGCTGGGGGTCGGGTACCAGGCGCGGCCCGGTGACGACGCGTACGTACGGCATCTGCTGGACCATCAGGTCGCCTCCGAGCATCCGCTGGTGCGGGTGCACCCGGAGACGGGTGAGCGGGTGCTGTTCGTCAACGGCTACTACATCGAGCAGATCCTGGGGGTGTCCCGGATGGAGAGCCGGGCGCTCCTGGAGATGCTGCTGGAACAGGCGACGCGGCCCGAGTACACGGTCCGGTTCCGGTGGGAGCCGGGCAGTGTGGCCTTCTGGGACAACCGGGCCACGGTCCATCTGGCGCCCAGTGACACGGCGCATGTCGACCACCCCCGGGTCATGCACCGCGTGATGCTCGCCGGCGAGGTCCCGGAAGGGGTGGACGGCAAGCCGTCGGTGCCGATCGTGGGCAGCGAACCGCAGCGCTGGTAG
- a CDS encoding class I SAM-dependent methyltransferase has translation MPAKNVTVNRAALGHRVAYALRHPERVPRHLVRATRDAWLRHRRPDHIAYYRAVMRSDTRADPDAAVGSHTHERWLALGAMQFDYLVGHGLRPEHRMLEIGCGNLRAGWRFIRHLEPGHYYGIDISPDILVAAQDTMVRMGLQKRLPTLTPVNDLTLRFLPDAHFDVVHAHSVFSHSPLPVIEECLANVGRVLAPGGWFDFTFDRTEGKEHHVLREDFYYRTETLVALAEKHDLTTRFMADWEELPHGQSKIRVTRRDAPCPEADPTVMLDPDEPAARSTEPT, from the coding sequence GTGCCTGCCAAGAACGTCACCGTCAACCGGGCCGCCCTCGGGCACCGCGTCGCCTACGCGCTGCGTCATCCCGAGCGGGTGCCCCGCCATCTGGTCCGCGCCACTCGGGACGCGTGGCTTCGTCACCGCCGGCCGGACCACATCGCGTACTACCGCGCGGTGATGCGGTCCGACACCCGTGCCGACCCGGACGCGGCGGTCGGCAGCCATACGCATGAGCGGTGGCTGGCGCTGGGGGCCATGCAGTTCGACTACCTGGTCGGCCACGGTCTGCGCCCTGAACACCGGATGCTGGAGATCGGGTGCGGCAACCTGCGGGCGGGCTGGAGGTTCATCCGGCACCTGGAACCGGGGCACTACTACGGCATCGACATCTCCCCCGACATCCTCGTCGCCGCCCAGGACACGATGGTCCGCATGGGGTTGCAGAAACGGCTCCCCACGCTCACCCCGGTCAACGATCTGACCCTGCGCTTCCTGCCCGACGCCCACTTCGACGTGGTGCACGCGCACAGCGTCTTCTCCCATTCCCCGCTGCCCGTCATCGAGGAGTGTCTGGCCAACGTCGGCCGGGTGCTGGCACCCGGCGGCTGGTTCGACTTCACCTTCGACCGCACCGAGGGCAAGGAGCACCACGTCCTGCGGGAGGACTTCTACTACCGCACCGAGACGCTCGTCGCCCTGGCCGAGAAGCATGATCTGACGACGCGCTTCATGGCCGACTGGGAGGAACTGCCGCACGGCCAGTCGAAGATCCGCGTCACCCGCCGCGATGCGCCCTGTCCTGAGGCGGACCCAACGGTCATGCTGGACCCCGACGAGCCGGCCGCACGATCAACGGAGCCCACATGA
- a CDS encoding sensor histidine kinase encodes MHAAFFLLLGSSLARFLTRDQSGPRTAWVMALFALFWLLYVLGRWWAPAPRPGGRPTARHLAWLGSVSAAWIALLALAPSATWCAMPLLFAGLHTLPARIAVPVVAGLTALVVASEIRVSHGTLNPNMVVAPPAIAAVATAVLVHLQRQAARQRVLIDDLVRTRRDLAATERRAGILAERQRLSTEIHDTLAQSLSSQQMLLQAADRMWQADSEAARGHMRDAAEITSRSLVEARRFVHDLAPADLAERSLAEALSALADRESGTGLTVAFRLDGTPGPLPERVEAALLRVAQGALANVREHAAATRAALTLTCLDDQISLDIADNGRGFDPAALAAPAADRSRGHGLPAMHIRARQSGGTLTVESTPGEGTVVSAAIPLAPLAPNTPTENGP; translated from the coding sequence ATGCACGCCGCGTTCTTCCTGCTGCTCGGTTCCTCGCTCGCCCGCTTCCTGACCCGCGATCAGAGCGGCCCGCGCACCGCCTGGGTGATGGCGCTGTTCGCCCTCTTCTGGCTGCTCTACGTCCTCGGACGGTGGTGGGCCCCCGCGCCGCGCCCGGGTGGCCGGCCCACCGCACGGCACCTGGCCTGGCTGGGATCGGTCTCGGCCGCCTGGATCGCCCTGCTCGCCCTGGCACCGAGCGCCACCTGGTGTGCCATGCCGCTGCTGTTCGCCGGACTGCACACGCTGCCCGCGCGGATCGCGGTGCCCGTGGTGGCCGGGCTCACCGCCCTGGTCGTCGCCTCCGAGATACGGGTGTCGCACGGCACGCTCAACCCCAACATGGTGGTGGCCCCTCCGGCCATCGCCGCGGTCGCCACGGCCGTACTGGTCCATCTGCAACGGCAGGCTGCCCGACAGCGCGTCCTCATCGACGACTTGGTCCGCACCCGACGGGACCTGGCCGCCACCGAGCGGCGCGCGGGCATCCTCGCGGAGCGACAGCGGCTGTCCACGGAGATCCACGACACACTCGCCCAAAGCCTGTCCAGCCAGCAGATGTTGCTCCAGGCCGCCGACCGTATGTGGCAGGCGGACTCCGAAGCGGCCCGCGGACACATGAGGGACGCGGCCGAGATCACCTCCCGCAGTCTCGTCGAGGCGCGCCGGTTCGTGCACGACCTGGCCCCGGCCGACCTCGCCGAGCGTTCGCTGGCCGAGGCGTTGAGCGCGCTCGCCGACCGGGAGAGCGGTACGGGGCTGACCGTGGCCTTCCGGCTCGACGGCACTCCGGGCCCGTTGCCGGAGCGGGTCGAGGCGGCGTTGCTGCGCGTCGCGCAGGGCGCGCTGGCCAATGTGCGCGAGCACGCCGCGGCGACACGGGCCGCGCTGACCCTGACGTGTCTGGACGACCAGATCTCGCTGGACATCGCCGACAACGGCCGCGGCTTCGACCCGGCCGCGCTGGCGGCCCCCGCAGCGGACCGGTCGCGTGGACACGGGCTGCCGGCCATGCACATCCGGGCCCGACAGTCGGGCGGCACACTCACCGTGGAATCCACGCCGGGCGAGGGCACCGTGGTCTCGGCGGCGATTCCCCTCGCGCCCCTCGCCCCCAACACCCCGACGGAGAACGGCCCGTGA
- a CDS encoding response regulator transcription factor yields MSPQESPAPIRLLLCDDHAMVRAGLRALLASTEGIEVVGEAGSGEEALAVAARVRPDVVLMDLQLGGGMDGVTATRHLSSGDGDEPGVRGPRVLVLTMFDTDADISRAIEAGATGYLLKAERPEELFAAIHSAASGRTALSAPVADRVLAQLRSPRPALSDRERDILEQLARGLGNREIARALFISEATVKTHLGRIYAKLGVDTRAGAVSVAKEQRLLP; encoded by the coding sequence GTGAGCCCCCAGGAATCCCCCGCGCCGATCCGGCTGCTGCTGTGCGACGACCATGCCATGGTGCGTGCCGGGCTGCGCGCGCTGCTGGCCAGTACCGAGGGTATCGAGGTGGTCGGCGAGGCGGGCAGCGGAGAGGAGGCTCTCGCCGTGGCCGCCCGCGTCCGGCCCGACGTCGTCCTGATGGACCTTCAGCTCGGCGGCGGCATGGACGGCGTGACGGCCACCCGGCACCTGTCGTCGGGCGACGGCGACGAACCCGGCGTGCGGGGACCCCGCGTGCTGGTGCTCACGATGTTCGACACCGACGCCGACATCTCCCGGGCCATCGAGGCCGGCGCCACCGGTTATCTGCTCAAGGCCGAGCGCCCGGAAGAGCTCTTCGCGGCGATCCACAGCGCGGCATCCGGCCGGACCGCCCTGTCGGCCCCGGTCGCCGACCGGGTGCTGGCCCAGCTGCGCAGCCCACGTCCCGCCCTGTCCGACCGCGAGCGCGACATCCTTGAGCAGCTGGCGCGCGGCCTGGGCAACCGGGAGATCGCCCGGGCCCTGTTCATCAGCGAGGCCACGGTCAAGACCCACCTGGGCCGGATCTACGCCAAGCTCGGGGTGGACACCCGAGCGGGCGCGGTGTCCGTCGCCAAGGAGCAGCGACTCCTGCCGTGA
- a CDS encoding peroxiredoxin encodes MTSRVNVGDTVEDFALPDETGASRSLSELLGDGPVVLFFYPAALTAGCTAEACHFRDLAAEFAAAGARPVGISGDSVDRQQEFAGRHTLGFPLLSDTDGTVRERFGAKRGFSLAPTKRVTFVIAQDRTILEVVRSEIRMSAHADRALAALREHES; translated from the coding sequence ATGACGTCTCGCGTGAACGTGGGTGACACGGTCGAGGACTTCGCCCTGCCGGACGAGACCGGGGCGAGCCGGAGTCTGTCCGAACTGCTCGGCGACGGGCCGGTCGTGCTGTTCTTCTATCCCGCCGCCCTCACCGCCGGCTGCACCGCCGAAGCCTGCCACTTCCGTGATCTGGCCGCCGAGTTCGCCGCCGCCGGCGCGCGGCCGGTGGGGATCAGCGGCGATTCCGTCGACCGGCAGCAGGAGTTCGCCGGGCGCCACACGCTCGGATTCCCGCTGCTGTCCGACACCGACGGGACCGTCCGTGAGCGGTTCGGGGCGAAGCGCGGCTTCTCCTTGGCCCCCACCAAGCGGGTCACCTTCGTCATCGCACAGGACCGCACGATCCTGGAAGTGGTCCGCAGCGAAATCCGGATGAGCGCACATGCCGACCGCGCTCTCGCCGCCCTGCGCGAGCACGAGAGCTGA
- a CDS encoding DoxX family protein, which translates to MPRSERSPLLLAGLLAAAGVTHFVAPRQYDATIPRALPGTPRTWTYASGAAELALAAGVALPRTRRVAGLATAAFFVGVFPANVKMAVDWRNRPAPLKAAALARLPLQVPLVLWARGVARSGEGRS; encoded by the coding sequence GTGCCACGGTCGGAACGCTCGCCCTTGTTGCTCGCCGGCCTATTGGCCGCCGCGGGCGTCACCCACTTCGTCGCACCACGGCAGTACGACGCGACCATCCCGCGGGCCCTGCCGGGTACGCCGCGGACCTGGACCTACGCGAGCGGTGCCGCCGAGCTGGCGCTGGCGGCCGGGGTGGCGCTGCCCCGTACACGGCGGGTCGCCGGGCTCGCCACCGCCGCCTTCTTCGTCGGCGTGTTCCCTGCCAACGTCAAGATGGCCGTGGACTGGCGCAACCGTCCCGCGCCCCTCAAGGCTGCGGCTCTCGCCCGGCTCCCGCTGCAGGTGCCGCTCGTGCTGTGGGCCCGTGGTGTCGCCCGGAGTGGGGAGGGACGGTCATGA
- a CDS encoding LacI family DNA-binding transcriptional regulator — protein sequence MPPTPAVPSGKRPTLADVAARAGVSVALVSVVMRGAKGAGAATRERVLRAAKEIGYRPDSRARLLRSSRSRLLGVQFGLQQPFHTDLVEFLYAAAEPVGYQIALSAVAPSRSERQAVEALLGDRCEALILLGPQAPAARLAELAAQLPVVSVARRLRPPAAGVDVVRTADDEGARQAVDHLVALGHRDIAHIDGGRAPGAADRRRGYRTAMNRHGLADRVQVLPGGLTEEDGAAAARDLLDAGLASTAVLAFNDRCATGVLDTFLRAGVPVPGRISVVGFDDSRLARLSHVDLTTVGQDISRLAQLAVGRAVARLEGEAGSGAPGQEIVVEPHLVTRGTTAAPPPA from the coding sequence GTGCCACCCACTCCCGCGGTCCCGAGCGGAAAACGGCCGACCCTCGCCGATGTCGCGGCGCGGGCGGGCGTGTCCGTCGCCCTGGTCTCGGTGGTGATGCGCGGGGCCAAGGGTGCCGGAGCCGCCACCCGCGAGCGGGTGCTCCGGGCGGCGAAGGAGATCGGCTACCGACCCGACTCCCGGGCGCGCCTGCTGCGCAGCAGCCGCTCACGCCTGCTCGGGGTGCAGTTCGGACTCCAACAGCCGTTCCACACCGACCTGGTGGAGTTCCTGTACGCCGCCGCCGAGCCCGTCGGCTATCAGATCGCCCTCAGTGCCGTCGCCCCCAGCCGCAGCGAGCGGCAGGCCGTGGAGGCGCTGCTCGGCGACCGCTGCGAGGCCCTGATCCTGCTCGGTCCGCAGGCCCCCGCCGCACGGCTGGCGGAACTCGCGGCGCAGCTGCCGGTCGTGTCCGTGGCCCGGCGGCTGCGTCCACCCGCCGCGGGCGTGGATGTCGTACGGACCGCCGACGACGAGGGCGCCCGCCAGGCCGTCGACCACCTCGTGGCCCTCGGTCACCGCGACATCGCCCACATCGACGGCGGCCGGGCGCCCGGCGCCGCCGACCGGCGCCGCGGCTACCGCACGGCCATGAACCGCCATGGCCTCGCCGACCGCGTCCAGGTCCTGCCCGGCGGACTGACCGAGGAGGACGGCGCCGCGGCGGCCCGCGACCTCCTCGACGCCGGCCTCGCCTCCACCGCCGTCCTCGCCTTCAACGACCGGTGCGCCACCGGCGTCCTCGACACCTTTCTGCGCGCCGGCGTACCCGTCCCCGGCCGGATCTCCGTCGTCGGCTTCGACGACAGCCGCCTGGCCCGGCTCAGCCATGTCGACCTCACGACCGTCGGCCAGGACATCTCGCGCCTCGCGCAGTTGGCGGTCGGCCGGGCCGTGGCACGGCTGGAAGGCGAAGCGGGGTCCGGCGCGCCGGGGCAGGAGATCGTCGTCGAGCCGCACCTTGTCACGCGCGGCACCACCGCCGCTCCCCCGCCGGCCTGA
- a CDS encoding TIM barrel protein: MYTLAVCAEMVFRELPVEDRARRIHDAGFQVEIWDWTRHDLTALERSGAVFSSMTGYLSGSLTDEDGAAELLRTAEESVKAAERLRCPRLNLHGTGLDSEGLPVTAVTGDATGPMWIAAHRTLTRIAELGESAGVVFTLENLNTAVDHPGVPFAKAADTLALVEAVGRPGLRMNLDLYHAQIGEGNLIELLRRAHGRGLIGEIQVADVPGRCEPGTGEINYPAVARALADLGYDGTVAMEAWASDDSDLALERFRSAFTL, from the coding sequence ATGTACACGTTGGCGGTCTGCGCCGAGATGGTCTTCCGGGAGCTGCCGGTCGAGGACCGGGCGCGGCGTATCCACGACGCCGGCTTCCAGGTCGAGATCTGGGACTGGACCCGGCACGACCTGACCGCACTGGAGCGGAGCGGGGCGGTCTTCTCCTCGATGACGGGCTACCTGAGCGGCAGTCTGACCGACGAGGACGGAGCGGCCGAACTGCTGCGCACCGCCGAGGAGTCGGTCAAGGCGGCCGAGCGGCTGCGCTGCCCCCGGCTGAACTTGCACGGCACCGGCCTGGACTCCGAGGGGCTCCCGGTGACCGCCGTCACCGGCGACGCCACCGGCCCGATGTGGATCGCCGCCCACCGTACGCTCACCCGCATCGCCGAACTGGGGGAGAGCGCCGGGGTGGTCTTCACCCTGGAGAACCTCAACACCGCTGTCGACCACCCCGGAGTGCCCTTCGCCAAGGCCGCCGACACCCTGGCCCTCGTCGAGGCCGTGGGCCGCCCCGGACTGCGGATGAACCTCGACCTCTACCACGCGCAGATCGGCGAGGGGAACCTGATCGAGCTGCTGCGCCGCGCCCACGGCCGGGGTCTGATCGGCGAGATCCAGGTGGCCGACGTACCCGGCCGCTGCGAGCCGGGAACCGGGGAGATCAACTACCCGGCCGTCGCGCGCGCCCTCGCGGACCTCGGCTACGACGGCACGGTCGCCATGGAGGCGTGGGCCTCGGACGACAGCGACCTCGCCCTGGAGCGCTTCCGCTCCGCGTTCACGCTCTGA